In one window of Microbacterium maritypicum DNA:
- a CDS encoding ABC transporter substrate-binding protein, with the protein MSSRRITPVIALGATALLALAGCSGGNSATGGGQSGSDSLVIDTAFSIETTDPGHTYDPTGNMIAKALYETLVDFEGSDVSTPVPGLASWEQNDEATEFTFTLDGDRVFSDGSPIEAKDVVFSLQRIQGMEDAKPNFLLGGLTITEVDDKTIEFTSETPLLQLPAILANPALGIVNSDVVIENGGATDGTDSAQKFLDGASAGSGPFVLDTLDLSSQVVLTKNDEYNGDEASDYKRVVVRNVSESATQLANLKGGDSMVAMDLNGDQVAGLGDGITVDSVPSGQTIFLLLNQSEAVAGDLANVKIAEAIRYALDYDALLELAGAGSVQATGVIPPGFEGALDGGVEQDLDKAKAALAEAGYTGQTLKLQFPNDYPVGGVEFTPLAERVQAQLEDAGITVDLAPAPFATELDAYVNGTEGFGLWFWGPDYADSANFLPFAPGLKVGLRAGWAAEANPEIAGIAAGAAAATDPDQRTAAFTEFAEAMQAEGPFVPLIVPGRNISSADSVKGAVYNSVWEMDIAEITPAG; encoded by the coding sequence ATGTCGTCACGCCGTATCACGCCGGTCATCGCGCTCGGAGCCACAGCGCTCCTCGCGCTCGCAGGTTGCTCTGGAGGGAACTCGGCGACCGGCGGCGGGCAGTCCGGATCCGACTCCCTCGTCATCGACACCGCGTTCTCGATCGAGACCACCGACCCGGGGCACACCTACGACCCGACCGGCAACATGATCGCGAAGGCCCTGTACGAGACCCTCGTCGACTTCGAGGGCTCCGACGTCTCCACCCCCGTCCCCGGCCTCGCATCGTGGGAGCAGAACGACGAGGCGACCGAGTTCACCTTCACGCTCGACGGCGACCGCGTCTTCTCCGACGGCTCGCCGATCGAGGCGAAGGACGTCGTGTTCTCGCTGCAGCGCATCCAGGGCATGGAAGACGCCAAGCCCAACTTCCTGCTCGGCGGGCTCACCATCACCGAGGTCGACGACAAGACGATCGAGTTCACGTCCGAGACCCCGCTGCTGCAGCTGCCCGCGATCCTCGCGAACCCGGCGCTCGGCATCGTCAACTCCGACGTCGTCATCGAGAACGGCGGCGCGACCGACGGCACCGACTCGGCGCAGAAGTTCCTCGACGGCGCCTCCGCGGGCTCCGGCCCCTTCGTGCTCGACACGCTCGACCTCAGCTCGCAGGTCGTGCTGACCAAGAACGACGAGTACAACGGCGACGAGGCATCCGACTACAAGCGCGTGGTCGTGCGCAACGTCTCGGAGAGCGCCACCCAGCTCGCCAACCTCAAGGGCGGCGACTCCATGGTCGCGATGGACCTGAACGGCGACCAGGTCGCCGGCCTCGGCGACGGCATCACGGTCGACTCCGTCCCCTCCGGCCAGACCATCTTCCTGCTGCTCAACCAGTCCGAGGCCGTCGCCGGTGACCTGGCGAACGTCAAGATCGCCGAGGCGATCCGCTACGCCCTCGACTACGACGCACTGCTGGAGCTGGCCGGTGCCGGTTCCGTGCAGGCGACCGGCGTGATCCCGCCCGGATTCGAGGGCGCCCTCGACGGCGGCGTGGAGCAGGACCTCGACAAGGCGAAGGCCGCGCTCGCCGAGGCCGGCTACACGGGCCAGACCCTCAAGCTGCAGTTCCCGAACGACTACCCGGTCGGCGGCGTGGAGTTCACCCCGCTCGCCGAGCGCGTGCAGGCACAGCTCGAAGACGCCGGCATCACGGTCGACCTCGCCCCCGCGCCCTTCGCGACCGAGCTCGACGCCTACGTCAACGGCACCGAGGGCTTCGGCCTGTGGTTCTGGGGCCCGGACTACGCCGACTCCGCGAACTTCCTGCCCTTCGCCCCCGGTCTGAAGGTCGGCCTCCGCGCCGGCTGGGCAGCCGAGGCCAACCCGGAGATCGCCGGTATCGCCGCCGGTGCCGCCGCCGCGACCGACCCCGACCAGCGCACGGCCGCCTTCACCGAATTCGCCGAGGCGATGCAGGCCGAGGGCCCGTTCGTGCCGCTGATCGTCCCCGGTCGCAACATCTCCTCCGCGGACAGCGTGAAGGGTGCGGTGTACAACTCCGTCTGGGAGATGGACATCGCCGAGATCACGCCGGCCGGCTGA
- a CDS encoding ABC transporter permease — translation MTTVAVQRQAQRRRSPLLGYLLRRAGTSLLLLVGVTIVTFALTNLVPGDPVSAALGEGASQNPATRDAFIKEHGLDQPLFVQYFIYMGNLLRGDLGTSLVTGRPVTSDLATAVPATIEIAIGAIIVSLAVSIVLGTLAAYRRGLVTDQVIRVVTLVGLSVPTFWLALVSFYVFFLELRIAPGSGRISPSITPPPRVTGLYTVDYLLGGDAVGFFDALAHLALPVMVLSLVTIGLLTRFIRTSVLEVLGSDYVRAARAKGLPAMRVILDYVLRGASLPILTVVGVAFGALLSGTVLVESVFAWPGLGTYAYNSAANLDLPGIMGVGLVVGVIYLLINFIVDLLYGVLDPRVRIA, via the coding sequence ATGACGACAGTGGCGGTGCAGAGGCAGGCGCAGCGGCGCCGATCGCCTCTGCTCGGATACCTGCTGCGGCGGGCCGGCACCTCCCTGCTCCTGTTGGTGGGCGTGACGATCGTCACGTTCGCGCTCACCAACCTGGTGCCGGGAGACCCGGTCTCGGCCGCGCTCGGTGAGGGTGCGTCGCAGAACCCCGCGACGCGTGACGCGTTCATCAAGGAGCACGGTCTCGACCAGCCACTGTTCGTGCAGTACTTCATCTATATGGGGAACCTGCTGCGCGGGGACCTCGGCACGTCGCTGGTGACCGGACGCCCGGTCACCAGCGACCTCGCCACCGCGGTGCCGGCGACCATCGAGATCGCGATCGGGGCGATCATCGTCAGCCTCGCGGTCAGCATCGTGCTCGGTACGCTCGCCGCCTACCGCCGCGGACTCGTCACCGACCAGGTCATCCGCGTCGTGACGCTGGTCGGGCTCAGCGTGCCGACCTTCTGGCTGGCACTCGTCAGCTTCTACGTCTTCTTCCTCGAGCTGCGCATCGCACCGGGATCCGGCCGCATCTCCCCGTCGATCACGCCGCCGCCGCGCGTGACGGGGCTCTACACGGTCGACTACCTCCTGGGCGGCGACGCCGTCGGCTTCTTCGACGCCCTCGCGCACCTCGCGCTTCCCGTCATGGTGCTCTCGCTCGTGACCATCGGTCTGCTCACCCGTTTCATCCGCACCTCGGTGCTCGAGGTCCTCGGGAGCGATTACGTGCGCGCCGCCAGAGCCAAGGGGCTCCCGGCCATGCGGGTGATCCTCGACTACGTGCTGCGGGGAGCGTCGCTGCCGATCCTCACGGTGGTGGGTGTCGCGTTCGGCGCTCTGCTGTCGGGCACGGTGCTTGTCGAGTCGGTGTTCGCCTGGCCGGGCCTGGGCACCTACGCCTACAACTCCGCCGCGAACCTCGACCTGCCGGGCATCATGGGCGTCGGTCTCGTGGTCGGCGTCATCTACCTCCTCATCAACTTCATCGTCGACCTGCTGTACGGCGTGCTCGACCCGAGAGTGAGGATCGCATGA
- a CDS encoding ABC transporter permease, translating into MSRIAAASPAGRFRFRWPRAWRTPLGIIGTVIAGAWIIVAFTAQWWVPYPPNAQVLPRLQPPGIDTLLGTDGNGRDIFSRLMTGATVSLPLALMLVIAAMIIGTLIGALAGYFGGWVDETLMRITDLFMAFPTVILAMVVTASLGPSLFNAVIAAIVVSWPQYSRVTRSIVLGLRGQNYVIAGRLLGHSPARTLFVDILPNIAGPVLVLATLDIGAAILLLSGLSFLGLGAQPPTAEWGSMISGAMQNFDAWWLGVFPGLAILTVVLAFNFLGDAMRDVLDPTAEITHEKAAEHKASAGVAA; encoded by the coding sequence ATGAGCCGCATCGCCGCCGCCTCCCCGGCCGGGCGCTTCCGCTTCCGCTGGCCCCGCGCCTGGCGCACGCCGCTGGGGATCATCGGCACCGTCATCGCCGGAGCCTGGATCATCGTGGCCTTCACCGCCCAGTGGTGGGTCCCGTACCCGCCGAACGCGCAGGTGCTGCCGCGCCTGCAGCCTCCGGGGATCGACACGCTCCTCGGGACCGACGGCAACGGACGCGACATCTTCTCCCGCCTGATGACCGGCGCCACCGTGAGCCTGCCGCTCGCCCTCATGCTCGTGATCGCGGCCATGATCATCGGCACGCTCATCGGAGCGCTCGCCGGGTACTTCGGCGGCTGGGTCGACGAGACGCTCATGCGCATCACCGACCTGTTCATGGCCTTCCCGACCGTGATCCTCGCGATGGTGGTCACGGCTTCGCTCGGCCCGTCGCTGTTCAACGCGGTGATCGCGGCGATCGTGGTGTCGTGGCCGCAGTACTCCCGTGTCACGCGCAGCATCGTGCTGGGGCTCCGCGGCCAGAACTACGTGATCGCGGGACGACTGCTCGGGCACTCGCCGGCACGCACGCTGTTCGTCGACATCCTCCCGAACATCGCCGGCCCCGTCCTGGTGCTGGCGACGCTCGACATCGGCGCGGCGATCCTCCTGCTCTCCGGACTCTCCTTCCTCGGTCTCGGTGCGCAACCGCCGACGGCCGAGTGGGGGTCGATGATCTCGGGTGCGATGCAGAACTTCGACGCCTGGTGGCTCGGGGTCTTCCCGGGTCTCGCGATCCTGACCGTGGTGCTGGCGTTCAACTTCCTCGGAGATGCGATGCGCGACGTGCTCGACCCGACGGCCGAGATCACGCACGAGAAGGCTGCGGAGCACAAGGCGTCGGCGGGGGTGGCCGCATGA
- a CDS encoding ABC transporter ATP-binding protein has translation MSAHSAVAQQDATLSIRDLTVDIGRPLVKGVSLELEAGRIHGLAGESGSGKTLTSLAVLGLLPRQARTGGSILLGGEELLGLNRRALNRVRGKRIAMVFQDPSASLHPQLPVGRQLTDHMRVHLGLKGAAARARAVELLETVQVPNPAAALGRYPHQFSGGQRQRIAIACALACDPEVLLADEPTTALDVTVQAGILKLLRDLAIERNLAVLLVTHDLGVMSAIADRVAVMKDGRIVELADRETLFRDPQHEYTRMLLAALPGSRIDEAPEGQAADE, from the coding sequence ATGAGTGCCCACAGCGCTGTCGCGCAGCAGGACGCGACGCTCAGCATCCGCGATCTGACGGTCGACATCGGGCGTCCGCTCGTCAAGGGTGTCTCCCTCGAACTCGAGGCGGGTCGCATCCACGGTCTGGCCGGAGAATCCGGGTCCGGCAAGACCCTCACCTCGCTCGCCGTTCTGGGACTGCTGCCGCGTCAGGCCCGTACCGGGGGATCGATCCTGCTCGGCGGCGAAGAGCTCCTGGGACTCAACCGGCGCGCGCTCAACAGGGTGCGCGGCAAGCGGATCGCGATGGTGTTCCAGGATCCGTCGGCCTCGCTGCACCCGCAGCTGCCCGTCGGCCGCCAGCTCACCGACCACATGCGGGTGCACCTCGGTCTCAAGGGCGCCGCCGCCCGAGCGCGGGCTGTCGAGCTGCTCGAGACCGTGCAGGTGCCGAACCCGGCCGCGGCCCTGGGGCGCTACCCGCACCAGTTCTCGGGCGGGCAGCGTCAGCGCATCGCGATCGCGTGCGCTCTGGCCTGCGACCCCGAGGTGCTGCTGGCGGATGAGCCCACCACCGCTCTCGACGTCACGGTGCAGGCGGGCATCCTGAAGCTGCTGCGCGACCTCGCGATCGAACGCAACCTCGCCGTGCTCCTCGTGACCCACGACCTCGGTGTCATGAGTGCGATCGCCGACCGTGTGGCGGTCATGAAGGACGGCCGCATCGTGGAACTCGCCGACCGCGAGACGCTGTTCCGCGATCCTCAGCACGAATACACGCGCATGCTGCTCGCGGCCCTCCCGGGTTCGCGCATCGACGAGGCACCGGAAGGGCAGGCCGCAGATGAGTGA
- a CDS encoding ABC transporter ATP-binding protein codes for MSEVAVLDARDVVVRYPGNPPVIAVNGVSISVAAGETVALVGESGSGKSSLARAVVGIEKIAAGTVLFRDAPVSPLGIRRRSIALTGIQMVFQDPATSLNPRRRVGDQIADGIATARARGAEGSTVDEWLERVGLPTNVSTRFPHQFSGGQKQRIAIARALAARPSLLVADEPISALDASTQTSVAGLMRDLVAESGAGMLFISHDLAVVRRIADRTFVMFGGRVLESGPTDQLWAAPGHPYTQALLAAIPEPDGSGRIPVAPTTEERIVWSEVPPVLN; via the coding sequence ATGAGTGAGGTCGCAGTCCTCGACGCGCGCGACGTGGTCGTGCGCTACCCGGGCAACCCGCCGGTGATCGCCGTGAACGGAGTGTCGATCAGCGTCGCCGCGGGGGAGACCGTCGCGCTGGTCGGTGAGTCCGGCAGCGGCAAGTCGAGCCTCGCCCGTGCCGTGGTCGGCATCGAGAAGATCGCCGCGGGGACCGTGCTCTTCCGTGACGCCCCGGTGTCGCCGCTCGGCATCCGCCGTCGCTCGATCGCCCTCACCGGCATCCAGATGGTGTTCCAGGACCCGGCGACGTCGCTCAACCCGCGGCGCCGCGTCGGCGACCAGATCGCGGATGGCATCGCCACCGCCCGTGCGCGCGGCGCCGAGGGATCGACCGTGGACGAATGGCTCGAACGCGTCGGATTGCCGACGAACGTGAGCACGCGCTTCCCGCACCAGTTCTCGGGCGGGCAGAAGCAGCGCATCGCGATCGCCAGGGCCCTGGCCGCGCGGCCGTCGCTCCTCGTCGCCGATGAACCGATCTCGGCGCTCGACGCATCGACCCAGACGAGTGTCGCCGGACTCATGCGCGACCTCGTGGCGGAGTCGGGTGCGGGAATGCTGTTCATCTCCCACGACCTGGCCGTGGTGCGGCGCATCGCCGACCGCACGTTCGTGATGTTCGGCGGGCGCGTGCTCGAGTCGGGTCCGACGGATCAGCTCTGGGCGGCACCCGGGCATCCCTACACGCAGGCGCTCCTGGCCGCGATCCCTGAGCCGGACGGATCCGGGCGCATCCCGGTCGCGCCGACGACGGAGGAGCGGATCGTCTGGTCGGAAGTGCCGCCGGTCCTGAACTGA
- a CDS encoding NAD(P)/FAD-dependent oxidoreductase: MPDVIVIGAGLAGLRCGGILASRGLEVVVLEASDAVGGRQRTDIVDGFRLDRGFQVLNPAYPALRRSIDLDALALRSFPVGVRVRTAHGTAELRHPLRHPLSIIPTLRSGLVNGADAVALARWAAPALVRPLSRLAQDDVTVREGWDAAGLRGPLRTAVLEPFLAGVLAEDRGVTSNAFARLLVRYFALGRPGLPAQGIAAVPEQLAAQARRAGAELRLGSPVAHVRSRGEGVQVEVAGGDSLHAARVVVAVGPEAVEELTGLSTPATNGLQTWWFAATEAPTSSALLTVDGRRRGPIVNTVVMTNTVPSYAPAGRHLIAATCLLPHGGDPSTESEVRRHLSGIWGTDVSAWELLRRDDIADALPTQPAPLEPARSPRFAARMYIAGDHRDTASIQGALASGERAARAVLVDAGLRE; the protein is encoded by the coding sequence ATGCCTGACGTGATCGTGATCGGGGCAGGGCTGGCAGGACTCCGCTGCGGCGGGATTCTCGCGTCACGGGGACTCGAGGTCGTGGTGCTCGAGGCTTCGGATGCCGTCGGAGGCCGCCAGCGCACCGACATCGTCGACGGGTTCCGGCTGGATCGTGGCTTCCAGGTGCTGAATCCGGCCTACCCGGCACTGCGCCGCAGCATCGATCTGGATGCCCTCGCTCTGCGCAGCTTCCCGGTCGGCGTGCGGGTACGCACCGCTCACGGCACGGCTGAGCTACGGCATCCACTGCGGCATCCACTCTCGATCATCCCCACGCTGCGCAGCGGATTGGTGAACGGAGCAGATGCCGTCGCGCTCGCGCGCTGGGCGGCGCCGGCTCTGGTGCGTCCGCTCTCCCGTCTCGCGCAGGACGATGTCACGGTACGTGAGGGGTGGGATGCCGCGGGTCTGCGCGGCCCTCTCCGCACCGCCGTGCTCGAGCCGTTCCTCGCCGGGGTGCTGGCAGAGGACCGCGGCGTGACATCGAACGCCTTCGCGCGGCTGCTGGTGCGGTACTTCGCGCTCGGGCGCCCCGGCCTGCCGGCTCAGGGGATCGCTGCGGTGCCGGAGCAGCTTGCCGCACAGGCACGGAGAGCCGGAGCCGAACTCCGTCTCGGCTCCCCCGTCGCACACGTGCGCTCACGCGGTGAGGGCGTGCAGGTGGAGGTGGCCGGCGGCGACTCCCTCCACGCGGCCCGGGTCGTCGTCGCGGTCGGGCCGGAGGCGGTCGAAGAACTCACCGGACTCTCCACGCCGGCGACGAACGGCCTGCAGACCTGGTGGTTCGCCGCCACCGAAGCGCCGACCTCCTCCGCACTGCTCACCGTCGACGGCCGGCGCCGAGGTCCGATCGTGAACACGGTGGTGATGACGAACACGGTCCCGTCGTATGCCCCGGCCGGACGCCATCTCATCGCCGCGACATGTCTGCTTCCGCACGGCGGCGATCCCTCCACCGAGAGCGAGGTGCGCCGCCATCTGAGCGGGATCTGGGGCACCGACGTGAGCGCGTGGGAGCTGCTTCGTCGCGATGACATCGCCGACGCACTCCCGACCCAACCGGCGCCCCTGGAGCCGGCCCGCTCGCCGCGCTTCGCCGCGCGGATGTACATCGCCGGCGATCACCGTGACACCGCATCGATCCAGGGAGCCCTGGCGTCGGGAGAACGCGCGGCCCGAGCGGTGCTGGTCGACGCGGGGCTTCGAGAGTGA
- a CDS encoding cryptochrome/photolyase family protein, giving the protein MQPVRNLVVVLGDQLDLEASGFDGFDPLLDAVWMAEVAEESTHVWSSKQRTALFLSAMRHSAAEMRAAGRVVHYTALDDPEGRGTLADQLTVDVVRLEPASLVMTAPGDWRVLESLRRVAAQADIPLEIREDRHFFCTVREFAAHVGERSTLRMEYFYREQRRRFGILMTPEGKPEGGAWNYDAENRKAFPAQGPGMVPPRAVFAPDEITRDVLTLVAARFADHPGRLDTFAWPVSRAQALESLTLFIDERLPWFGDAQDAMWPGEPWLWHAHLSAAMNLKLLHPREVVAAAEAAYRAGHAPLASTEGFIRQILGWREYVRGIYWTQMPEYARHNALDAHEPLPEWYWTGDTSMACLADAIGTTLDNGYAHHIQRLMVTGLYALLLGVEPTDLHAWYLAVYVDAVEWVELPNTMGMSQFADGGLMGSKPYAASGAYISRMSPHCRACPFDPQKRIGADACPITTLYWDFLMRNETTLAANPRMALQVRNARLLDEEERAAISGRAAAIRRGEVGANA; this is encoded by the coding sequence ATGCAGCCCGTCCGCAATCTGGTGGTCGTGCTCGGCGACCAACTCGACCTCGAGGCGAGCGGATTCGACGGGTTCGATCCGCTCCTCGATGCGGTGTGGATGGCTGAGGTCGCCGAGGAATCCACACACGTCTGGAGCAGCAAGCAGCGCACCGCCCTTTTCCTGTCCGCCATGCGCCACAGTGCGGCCGAGATGCGCGCCGCCGGGCGTGTGGTCCACTACACCGCGCTCGACGACCCGGAAGGTCGTGGCACGCTCGCCGATCAGCTGACCGTCGATGTCGTGCGGCTGGAACCGGCGTCCCTCGTGATGACGGCGCCCGGCGACTGGCGGGTGCTGGAGTCGCTGCGACGGGTGGCCGCGCAGGCCGATATCCCTCTGGAGATCCGCGAAGACCGCCACTTCTTCTGCACGGTGCGCGAGTTCGCGGCGCATGTGGGTGAGCGCAGCACGCTCCGCATGGAGTACTTCTATCGCGAACAGCGCCGACGCTTCGGGATCCTCATGACACCGGAGGGGAAGCCCGAGGGCGGCGCGTGGAACTACGACGCCGAGAATCGAAAAGCCTTCCCTGCGCAGGGACCGGGGATGGTGCCACCGAGAGCCGTGTTCGCCCCGGACGAGATCACCCGCGACGTCCTCACGCTCGTCGCGGCACGCTTCGCCGATCATCCCGGTCGCCTCGACACGTTCGCATGGCCGGTCAGCCGCGCGCAGGCTCTCGAATCCCTGACGCTCTTCATCGACGAACGCCTGCCGTGGTTCGGTGACGCACAGGACGCCATGTGGCCGGGGGAACCTTGGTTGTGGCACGCCCACCTGTCCGCCGCCATGAACCTGAAGCTCCTGCATCCGCGCGAAGTGGTCGCCGCAGCCGAGGCCGCTTACCGCGCCGGACACGCCCCCCTGGCATCGACGGAGGGGTTCATCCGTCAGATCCTCGGATGGCGCGAGTACGTGCGCGGAATCTACTGGACCCAGATGCCGGAGTATGCGCGTCACAATGCGCTCGACGCACACGAACCGCTGCCGGAGTGGTACTGGACGGGTGACACCTCGATGGCGTGCCTGGCCGACGCGATCGGCACCACACTGGACAACGGCTACGCCCACCACATCCAACGACTGATGGTGACCGGTCTCTACGCCCTGCTCCTCGGTGTCGAGCCGACCGACCTGCACGCCTGGTACCTGGCCGTCTATGTCGACGCGGTCGAGTGGGTGGAGCTGCCCAACACCATGGGAATGAGCCAGTTCGCCGATGGCGGGCTGATGGGGAGCAAGCCCTACGCCGCTTCCGGTGCCTACATCTCGAGAATGAGTCCGCACTGTCGCGCGTGCCCGTTCGATCCCCAGAAGCGGATCGGAGCGGATGCCTGCCCGATCACCACGCTGTACTGGGATTTCCTGATGCGCAACGAGACGACACTCGCCGCGAATCCGCGGATGGCCCTGCAGGTGCGCAATGCACGTCTGCTCGACGAAGAGGAACGGGCCGCGATCAGCGGACGCGCGGCGGCGATCCGCAGAGGAGAGGTCGGAGCGAATGCCTGA
- the rpsF gene encoding 30S ribosomal protein S6 — protein MTHQYELMVILTPEIDERTVAPTLDKFLKVITNGGGSIDKVDIWGKRRLAYEIQKKTEGIYAVVNFTATSEATQELDRQLKLNEQIMRTKVLRSEEAQAMVASEAKRSEEKAARKAAKAAKA, from the coding sequence GTGACGCACCAGTACGAACTCATGGTCATTCTGACCCCCGAGATCGACGAGCGCACGGTCGCCCCGACGCTCGACAAGTTCCTGAAGGTCATCACCAACGGTGGTGGCTCGATTGACAAGGTCGACATCTGGGGCAAGCGCCGTCTGGCTTACGAGATCCAGAAGAAGACCGAGGGCATCTACGCCGTCGTCAACTTCACCGCTACCAGCGAGGCCACGCAGGAGCTCGACCGTCAGCTGAAGCTGAACGAGCAGATCATGCGTACCAAGGTCCTCCGCTCGGAAGAGGCTCAGGCGATGGTCGCTTCGGAGGCTAAGCGCTCCGAAGAGAAGGCTGCTCGCAAGGCCGCCAAGGCTGCGAAGGCCTAA
- a CDS encoding single-stranded DNA-binding protein, which produces MAGETVITVVGNLTADPELRYTQNGLPVANFTIASTPRNFDRAANEWKDGDALFLRASVWREFAEHVAGSLTKGMRVIAQGRLRQRSYQDREGNQRTAIELEVDEIGPSLRYATAQVTRAASTGGAGGAGGGGQSRPAQQQVSEEPWSTPGSSTSADAWSTPGSFGDDTPF; this is translated from the coding sequence ATGGCCGGCGAAACCGTCATCACCGTGGTGGGAAACCTCACGGCCGACCCCGAGCTGCGCTACACGCAGAACGGGCTGCCGGTGGCGAACTTCACCATCGCATCGACGCCTCGGAACTTCGACCGTGCCGCGAATGAGTGGAAGGACGGCGACGCGCTGTTCCTCCGCGCATCCGTCTGGCGCGAGTTCGCCGAGCACGTGGCGGGTTCGCTGACGAAGGGCATGCGCGTCATCGCGCAGGGCCGTCTGCGTCAGCGCTCCTACCAGGACCGCGAGGGCAACCAGCGCACCGCGATCGAGCTGGAGGTCGACGAGATCGGCCCCTCGCTCCGGTACGCGACCGCGCAGGTCACCCGTGCGGCCTCGACCGGCGGTGCCGGCGGTGCCGGTGGCGGTGGACAGTCCCGTCCCGCGCAGCAGCAGGTGTCGGAGGAGCCGTGGTCCACGCCCGGTTCGTCGACCAGCGCGGATGCCTGGAGCACTCCCGGCAGCTTCGGCGACGACACCCCGTTCTGA
- the rpsR gene encoding 30S ribosomal protein S18 — MAGKSSGDRRKPRKGGKPTAPAKSIRVGVIDYKDVATLRKFVSERGKIRARRITGVSVQEQRLIATAIKNAREMALLPYAGAGR; from the coding sequence ATGGCTGGAAAGTCGAGCGGCGACCGCCGCAAGCCGCGGAAGGGTGGCAAGCCCACCGCTCCCGCGAAGTCCATCCGGGTCGGTGTCATCGATTACAAGGATGTCGCCACCCTTCGCAAGTTCGTCTCGGAGCGCGGCAAGATCCGTGCCCGTCGTATCACCGGTGTCTCGGTGCAGGAGCAGCGTCTGATCGCCACGGCGATCAAGAACGCGCGCGAAATGGCGCTCCTGCCCTACGCTGGCGCCGGCCGGTAA
- the rplI gene encoding 50S ribosomal protein L9 has protein sequence MAKLILTNEVAGLGSAGDVVEVKNGYARNFLIPQGFATAWTRGGEKQVASIQAARQARAIHDRDDAVALKNALEGTKVRLTVKAGKEGRLFGSVKTDHVADAVAAAGLGSIDKRKVHITSPIKVTGEHEATVRLHDDVTAVITLQVVAAK, from the coding sequence ATGGCAAAGCTGATTCTCACGAACGAGGTCGCCGGGCTGGGTAGTGCCGGTGACGTTGTCGAGGTCAAGAACGGGTACGCCCGTAACTTCCTCATCCCGCAGGGCTTCGCTACGGCGTGGACCCGCGGTGGCGAAAAGCAGGTCGCATCGATCCAGGCCGCGCGTCAGGCACGCGCGATCCACGATCGTGACGACGCTGTCGCGCTGAAGAACGCTCTCGAGGGCACCAAGGTGCGCCTCACGGTCAAGGCCGGCAAGGAGGGTCGTCTCTTCGGCTCCGTCAAGACGGACCACGTCGCGGATGCTGTCGCAGCCGCCGGCCTGGGCTCGATCGACAAGCGCAAGGTGCACATCACGTCGCCCATCAAGGTGACCGGTGAGCACGAGGCGACCGTGCGTCTGCACGACGACGTCACCGCAGTGATCACGCTGCAGGTCGTCGCCGCCAAGTAA
- a CDS encoding helix-turn-helix transcriptional regulator — translation MKRAERLHALSEMLRRSGSRGCSAERLAREFDVSVRTVKRDLAALERSGAPLWSRPGPGGGYGLAVGASLPPVSLSPAQAVALMAAVSAAPDAPYADLAAAGVRKILDVLDPHTRARADALAPRVWIDAPPTSSRAIRSALEEAMSDQRVVRLRYTARDGNTTTRDVEPVLFASTNGQWYLVGWCRLRDAMRWFAVSRVERASVTKAACSGHTVDEVGEPPAGARPVHGRDG, via the coding sequence GTGAAGCGCGCAGAGCGCCTGCATGCCCTGTCCGAGATGCTGCGACGCAGCGGATCGCGGGGCTGCTCGGCCGAGCGTCTGGCGCGGGAGTTCGACGTCTCCGTGCGCACCGTCAAGCGCGACCTGGCGGCGTTGGAGCGCAGCGGCGCACCGCTGTGGTCGCGCCCGGGTCCCGGAGGCGGCTACGGCCTGGCCGTGGGAGCATCGCTGCCGCCGGTGAGCCTGTCTCCCGCGCAGGCCGTGGCGCTCATGGCTGCCGTGTCCGCAGCGCCCGACGCCCCCTACGCCGACCTGGCCGCGGCGGGTGTGCGGAAGATCCTGGATGTCCTCGACCCTCACACGCGCGCCCGAGCCGACGCGCTCGCCCCCCGCGTGTGGATCGATGCACCCCCCACTTCCTCCCGCGCGATCCGGTCGGCGCTGGAGGAGGCGATGTCGGACCAGCGGGTGGTCCGCCTCCGGTACACGGCCAGAGACGGGAACACGACAACGCGTGATGTCGAGCCCGTGCTGTTCGCCTCCACGAACGGCCAGTGGTACCTGGTCGGGTGGTGCCGTCTGCGTGACGCCATGCGGTGGTTCGCCGTGTCGCGCGTCGAGAGGGCCAGCGTCACGAAGGCGGCCTGCAGCGGTCACACCGTCGATGAGGTCGGAGAGCCGCCGGCCGGTGCACGGCCGGTGCACGGTCGAGACGGGTGA